The genomic interval gttaaaatataaaaagtcTCTAATGCTATGTTTAAAGTAGAAAAAGTGATTGAACATAAATTacaagaaaaaaatgaaaaaccaaacctaatattttaaaaattagtgtCATGAGATGATAAGTATCAGCTCTAAATTTGATCAAATAGTGTCAATGGTAGAATGTTGTTTTAGAGACAGATTGTCTAGTTACAGTTTGGTTCGTCAATAGAATTGTTTATATTTTACTAAATTTAATCCCCTTTTTTTTCTAAATGGAAATTTGAATAGGAAGATATTCctactaatttaatatttattttgttagacAATTACTATTCTTAATGAAGTTTACTATTCAGCCCAATTTGCAATATAATTCTAAATGATCAAAtctaatttgttaaaaaaattgggTGGTGTAATTACAtggaatataattatttaacaagAATTACATCCAAACaatatttgtattttaaaaaacaaagtAATTACTAATTACTTCCACATAAGCTTATATTAActgttaaatattaaattaaatggaGAAGAGGGATTCAAATATTGATGAGTCTACAACTTCTGAATTAAACACTCTTTCAAaggacaaaaaaatataaagacaACTTGTTCATCTTACATTAGAATGAAACCAAGAAAATGGCTTTTCCAAAACATAAGAACACAGAAATTACTAAATTAGAGAGGTTTACATATGGATGGATTTTCTTCTCTTCTCATAAGTTTTCCATACAACAATAATTGTTATTAGGAAAGCTTATTACAAATAGTGttttaacttaaatttttcGATACACAAGTCGCTTTGTATTCATCGGtatggaaaaagaaaaaaaccccGTTTCTCAAACCGGTCAGCCATAAATCGACCGCCATTCTCTGAAGTGATGACCAACCTAAAAATcccatatttgtttatttacttttttttttcttttccttttaaatcacTAGAGGAAAAAAAGGAATGAAAGAAGAATGAAATTTATCCCATAAGAAAATGGGGTTGGGGGAAAAGCAATACATACAAACTGATTGAGCCCGAGCGAGCTTCAGGCTTTGTGATTCTTGGCGAGCTCATCGACGTCCAATTCAACCATCAATACGGGCATATCTTTTCGCATCCCATATGGACTGGAGAAAAGGAATGCAGAACTTTCATGTTAGGCACAAGTAAGTTTGTAACGAAACGAGAAATTTGAGTTGACAGAGAAGTAAATTGGAAGCCTACCTATTCTTCACAGGTCCATGATCCACGGCTGTTCGTAGGCAATACATGACTCTACCAACTACGTCTGTCATGGGAACTGGACCGAATTTTCGACTGTCATTGGCTTCCTGCCCAATACAAAAATATGGATCAGCAAAAAAGAGTTATGTATCCATCCCGGGCATTTAAGTAAGTTATGTATCCATCCATGCATTCTATAAACAGAGTTAAATTGAACTAATTTCATTATCTTATGTCCATTTTCAAAGGAAACCAATTTATGTAGAATTATCTACTGATTTCATTTCTGCTCTCATTCTATGCAACTATGTCCCAATCTTTCACAATGTGGctaaatttatactaaaatgaTAATGCGTGTAATAATGGAATTTTTCGAAAAAGAAAAGGTTTGCATATACCTTGGGCTTCAATTTATCATTGTCAGCCAAAATCCAGCACTCATCTTTTTCAAGAACAAAAGGTTCATCATTTGCATCAGTAGAGACCATTTCGTACCCTTCAATAGCAGCCACTCTTCGTACTATATAACTTTCTGGGTTCTCGGGATCCTTCAATACTACTACATCTCCAACAAAAACATGCCTGTCAACATAATTTgacaacactaaaataaattaaccgTAACCAACTAGAGAATTCAAGGTTTATAAGCAAATGATTACAGGGGCAACGGCAAAGTCCTTTAATAGATGTGAAGGtttaaaaaactaaatggacacAGTATTGTATCAAATTAATTCATATACATACAAGAGGAGAACCTATTTCAATAGGGAAGTAAGAAAGTGAAGGTTTGAAGGTAACTTATGTCAGATACAAATCTCAATCATTATCGATCAATGGTTCACACAGATGTTCTCCCTAAAAAACACAAGTTTCATAAGGCAACCCAACAACTCAAAGAAAGTATCGAAGCAactaaaaaacaaataaagataCGTTCGACATGACAAGGTGCCTCATCATTGGCAGCATGTGCCCCGATTATCATCACCCAACATTgtgtacaaaaataaaaagagcaTTGATATTGGGTTCTCCAGCTGAACCCATCAATATTTATGAAACAGGAAACTCCATCATATTGCTACATTGATCCCATGAGGAATGATGCAAGCTTTACATAATCACATAGACAATGCATGCTTCTAGAGACTTAAGCAGAAAATCACCTAGAGTTAACTGGCACCTttcgaaaaaaattattacttaaACCGATAACATAGCTGCAAGCAAAACTAAGGGAAAGAATAATAGCTACAGAGCAATTGAGACTAAAGTTATAGTCACTTAGAAACAAATATCAGAAATTTATGCAAGTGAATCGAAACATTGTCACAGATACTTAAAACAATATACAATAAAGGGCCAAGCACACTAGTTGACTTTTATCagcaaaataatcaaaattccTAACTTAACAACTCGGTGATCTACGAATTGATAACATTCATGTTATTCTTCCTAAGTTTTAAAATCtcagaaaaacgaaaaattaaaGTGAAAACAAGAGctacaataaaaattataaattacgcTGGATCGGTAGCTGGTAGTTTCCGAACAAGAAGAGTTCCTCCGCCAACAGTCGGGGTCATCTCCTCTCCTTTGTTCCAATGCAAGTATGATAGCCTTCCTTGAAGAAGATTTTTCCATACAGCATCACCCACTTCTCTGTCAGTAATTTGACCTCTTTTATAATTCTACATCACAATAAAAAATGcaacttaaatttaactaaaatttgaGGAATTTGATCATTGTTATAATACAAAAAGGCCTCTATTATTCTCACTATATACAAATGCTATATTTAGtacaaaaaaattgattaaacataaattacaaaaattaatgaaaaaccAAACCAACTTTTTAGAAACTAAGTTGTAAATATTTCATTGTATTTCTTGCAAAATATGACACATCATACTTATGAAGATTCAAATCGTCAAAAATCAATAACTCAACAACTGTATAGATATAATATATGACGTTATGAAaatagagcattgttattgggcacCAATAGTGCTCGGTACGTATCGTTTTACGATTGGTTAACAATTTTCTCTAAAACCTATTTCCTTAAGTTATAATTACACCAATATGTGTTAAGCACTGCCTTTTAGCATGTcccattaaaatatatatataatccaaCACCACCCAGCATAACATTAAATTAAGAACAAGACCCCAAAATGGCTAAGAGAAATAATGAACAAATTGCTATAGTACAAGTAAGAAAGCTCTATCCTTTAATTGAAAAACTTCATGCAAAGTCAAAATTCTAAGAATGAACAACAATAAGCCATAATTCTAGTCTTTAAAAAGTTCAAATAAATCTTTTATCAAATCAAAGTATCAAACCCATTACCAACCTTCAATAGATTCTGTCactgaaacaacaacaacaaaagtaGCAACCCCAACCCAATGCGAATATATACACAAATCCTCATAAACCCACAAAGCAATTCAAACCCCAAAAGTAAAGTATGAAACTTTTAATCATTTCAAGCACCATGAACAATGAAATTCAAGGAAAAACACAGCACAGGAGAAAACCCCAATATGAGAATTGAACAGAGAAAGAGAAGAACCTTCCAGCTAAGAGCGACGGAATACTCAAACTTGTGGGCTATGTAGCGAAACCAGGTTGAGAGGGAGACCATTGCAATGGGAATTGGGTGGGTTTTTGGTGTCAATATTGGCCACGATTCGATTCAAAGTCCTTACTCTTCACCTTCCACCTTCTATTCTATACCcttttttatttccttaaacccctaaaaattaaatagaaagttcccttttctatcaagaattttctttttttttctttttcttttcaatagttataatattaataataaaataaaattacagacaaaaaattttaaaaaatatatgtttttttttattttttctctttgaatttttatttataaaagtaactcctcaataaaaaattattttttaattattttataatttatttatagttgttaaaagtttatttttctaattattttatagttattaattttttattattttttagtttttattttatatttttataatttaaaattttacaaacgtatttttataattacaaatattttgctctaaaattataaataaaacataaaataataaaaattttaaaaatttctatAAGAGAAGCActtattccattttttttttcataaatttaatCACATTAAACACTATACTTAcctaattatcaaaaattacCAAATATGTTAAGACTTAGTAGCTTTTTAGTATAATATAAAGGCTAAAGCTCCACAAATATAACACGTACAAGTCTTTCCTTTTATTTACGGAAAACCACTATTGTCTTTCTAATACTAGTAATATATAATGTTCTTTTTAGCCAAAAAGAacaatatcaattttttttaattttttttttctaaaatatatatgtatagcatGATTTTAGTGTTTctatgaaaaaaaaactattttttatttttttgaaataaaagttACTAAAAGAGTTAATAAAAGTATATTAATCGCACGAACACATGAAGACGCgttgaatttctaaaacaatatacAGAGAAAATGAATTCAAAATTGATACAAAACTCTCGAATCTCATTGATAATGCTACCAAGATAATAACCAATAGGATGATTGGTAATGAGCTTAACGATAAGTAGCCAAGATGATGATTAGGCCTCCTTCCTAAGGCCGAGCTATGAGTGAGATACTATTTTGGAAGAACTAAAATTCTAACTTTGTGTGTAGACCTAAAGCCATGCAAACCTACAAAAGCTTCAACCACAAAAGGTGAGAAAAAGACTTGCAAGAACCATGTTGCCAACGCCAAGGTATCACCATCACATCACGGACCACAAGTCACAATTCATACTTTTGTCGAAAATTGCATCGACATCAGTTTTAAAACAAGGGTTACAATCAAAGAGTGGTAGTATACTGACTTGCTTGTTCGATGAGAATGCTTAGAAAAGATAGCCTTCCTTTCTGAAAAGGGTATCTCTAATACGCCCTTTCAAAGCAAAGGTTGCTAAGTTGGAAATTGCGATCGTGTCACAAATCATCGCACACAACACTCTAATTCATTGCTAATTGCCATTTAATAGGGGTTGGCCTAAAGGAGACCAAAAGGATTACGCCAAACATAGCTTTTAGAGCCTCGTGGACTTTTTCTTATTTGAAAGTCTCTCTTTGTTGAATTGATCTCTCAATTGTTCCTCGTTCTAGCCTACCCCTTCACCAACAGTTTTTGATGGTGGGTTTTATGCTctacataaaatattttctatgcaatttcatttattaattcaataaaatagaaagttATTTATGAGTATTCAATTGTTTGGTTCACGCTTTTTGTTTTACATGAGTATATGTTTAATATCTAAActctaattaaaaattat from Cannabis sativa cultivar Pink pepper isolate KNU-18-1 chromosome 4, ASM2916894v1, whole genome shotgun sequence carries:
- the LOC115714932 gene encoding mitochondrial ATP-independent inner membrane protease subunit 2, producing MVSLSTWFRYIAHKFEYSVALSWKNYKRGQITDREVGDAVWKNLLQGRLSYLHWNKGEEMTPTVGGGTLLVRKLPATDPAHVFVGDVVVLKDPENPESYIVRRVAAIEGYEMVSTDANDEPFVLEKDECWILADNDKLKPKEANDSRKFGPVPMTDVVGRVMYCLRTAVDHGPVKNSPYGMRKDMPVLMVELDVDELAKNHKA